A window of Paenibacillus polygoni contains these coding sequences:
- a CDS encoding amino acid ABC transporter ATP-binding protein: MISVKNLHKSFGKLDILKGIDIEIAKGEVVVVIGPSGSGKSTFLRCINLLEVPTDGEILFEGASITNPKHDINSTREKMGMVFQHFNLFPHKTVGQNITLAPTIVKNVPAEEANKIADDLLKTVGLADKKDNYPNQLSGGQKQRIAIARALAMQPHVMLFDEPTSALDPEMVGEVLDVMKKLAEGGMTMVIVTHEMGFAREVGDRIVFMDGGKIVEEGTPDEVFGNPQHPRTQDFLSKVL, translated from the coding sequence GTGATAAGCGTTAAAAATTTGCATAAATCGTTCGGAAAACTAGATATTCTTAAAGGGATCGATATTGAGATCGCTAAGGGCGAAGTGGTTGTTGTCATTGGCCCATCCGGTTCAGGGAAAAGTACCTTTTTACGCTGTATCAACCTGCTGGAAGTACCGACAGATGGAGAAATTTTATTTGAAGGTGCATCCATAACGAACCCAAAACACGATATCAATTCAACTCGTGAAAAAATGGGCATGGTGTTCCAGCATTTTAATCTTTTTCCGCATAAAACCGTAGGTCAAAACATTACACTTGCGCCGACCATCGTGAAAAATGTGCCTGCGGAAGAAGCAAATAAGATCGCTGATGATCTGCTGAAGACAGTAGGTTTAGCTGATAAGAAAGATAACTATCCGAACCAGCTTTCTGGCGGACAAAAACAACGGATTGCCATCGCAAGAGCGCTTGCGATGCAGCCTCATGTGATGCTATTTGATGAACCAACATCAGCACTGGACCCAGAAATGGTTGGGGAAGTACTTGATGTAATGAAAAAGCTCGCTGAAGGCGGAATGACGATGGTCATTGTTACTCACGAAATGGGATTTGCTCGTGAAGTGGGAGACCGTATTGTATTTATGGATGGCGGTAAAATCGTTGAAGAAGGTACTCCGGACGAAGTATTTGGTAACCCGCAGCATCCTCGTACGCAAGACTTTTTAAGTAAAGTACTATAA
- a CDS encoding ABC transporter substrate-binding protein/permease, producing the protein MKKTVRILMLLMCIVLLLPAGMATVYATDNVNSKETLVLGTSADFPPYEFHKTIDGQDHIVGFDIEIAKAIAEKMGAELVIEDMGFDSLLPALQSGRVDLVISGMTPDEKRRQSIDFSDYYYKASQVILVRSEDADKFQTMTDLEGETIGVQKGSIQEGIGQGIKNANLVSLEKMGDLVLQLQTERVNAVIVEDTVAKGYLNDKIVIAGATPEETDSAAAIGVAKGNTELLEVINATIAELKVDNGIEKMVEEASLLASGNQKDRNIFTIAYEFRHYYAKGIGYTLLLSALGVIFGFLIGLIITIIRMSAFRVLRWIGTAYVEVLRGTPMLVQLMIMHYGLALVFGLNLSPLQSGVITLSINSSAYLAEIFRAGIQGVDKGQMEAARSLGMKRSTALRHIILPQALKSVLPAIGNEFITIIKESSIISIIGMADIMYQANSIRNITYAGLSPYIIAAAIYFVLTFMLSKLLSLFERKLSASDKR; encoded by the coding sequence TTGAAAAAAACCGTTCGTATACTTATGTTATTGATGTGTATTGTCTTGTTGCTTCCGGCCGGAATGGCTACCGTTTATGCAACCGACAATGTAAACAGCAAGGAAACGCTGGTTCTAGGAACAAGTGCAGATTTCCCGCCTTATGAATTTCATAAAACAATTGATGGACAAGACCATATTGTCGGTTTTGACATTGAAATAGCAAAAGCCATTGCTGAAAAAATGGGCGCAGAACTTGTCATAGAAGATATGGGATTTGACAGTTTGCTGCCTGCCCTTCAGAGCGGACGAGTTGATCTTGTCATATCAGGAATGACTCCTGACGAGAAACGTAGACAAAGCATCGACTTTTCAGATTATTATTACAAAGCAAGTCAGGTTATTTTAGTTCGAAGTGAAGATGCGGATAAGTTTCAAACAATGACTGATCTGGAAGGGGAAACTATCGGAGTTCAAAAAGGCTCCATCCAAGAAGGAATCGGCCAAGGAATTAAGAATGCTAACCTCGTATCGCTTGAAAAAATGGGCGATCTTGTTCTTCAGCTTCAAACAGAACGTGTGAATGCAGTAATTGTAGAGGATACGGTTGCGAAAGGTTATCTAAACGATAAAATTGTGATCGCTGGTGCCACTCCTGAAGAAACGGATTCAGCAGCAGCAATCGGGGTTGCAAAAGGGAATACAGAGCTATTAGAAGTCATTAATGCGACAATCGCTGAACTAAAAGTGGATAATGGCATTGAGAAGATGGTAGAAGAAGCGAGCCTGCTTGCGTCAGGTAACCAAAAAGATCGTAATATATTCACGATTGCTTATGAATTCCGCCATTATTATGCGAAGGGTATTGGTTATACCCTGTTATTATCTGCACTTGGCGTTATTTTTGGTTTTCTGATCGGCCTCATTATTACCATCATTCGGATGTCGGCATTCAGAGTACTTAGATGGATTGGTACGGCATACGTAGAAGTGTTACGCGGTACTCCAATGCTGGTACAGTTAATGATTATGCATTATGGACTCGCACTCGTATTTGGTCTTAATTTATCTCCGCTCCAATCGGGGGTTATCACTCTTTCGATCAACAGTTCCGCTTATTTGGCGGAGATATTCAGAGCAGGAATTCAAGGAGTGGATAAGGGGCAGATGGAAGCTGCACGTTCCCTTGGAATGAAACGTAGTACTGCACTTCGTCACATCATTCTCCCTCAAGCCTTAAAATCGGTTCTGCCTGCAATCGGTAATGAGTTTATTACGATTATTAAAGAATCGTCCATCATTTCGATTATCGGTATGGCTGACATTATGTACCAAGCTAACTCGATTAGAAATATCACCTATGCAGGTCTAAGTCCTTACATCATCGCAGCAGCTATTTACTTTGTTCTAACCTTCATGCTTTCCAAGCTGCTAAGTCTATTCGAAAGGAAGTTGAGTGCTAGTGATAAGCGTTAA
- a CDS encoding M20 family metallopeptidase encodes MNKQIINDTIDQYSSRFKEISLYIGANPELGNEEFLASKRLKEELIYHGFEVEAPVLGLDTAFIGTYTSSKPGPKVALLCEYDALPEIGHACGHHLICMMGLGAAVGLKSVMDTIGGSIKVFGTPAEETRGAKVPMAAAGLFDDCDVAMMTHPFYAFEKSGTSLAIDAVQFEFFGKSSHAAATPHEGINALDAVIQTFNGINAFRQQVKSTVRIHGVINHGGEAANIIPDYASAQFYVRAATRKELDILTKRVIQIAEGSALQTGCTLKTSNYETSYDEMYTNETLSDVFSANLVELGIDEKEIVTGEDHGSMDMGNVSLRVPSIHPYIKIIDEQHALHSIEFRDLAMKEQALDAMILGAKALAGTAYDVISQPDLLASIQDEFRRNA; translated from the coding sequence ATGAACAAACAGATAATAAATGACACGATTGATCAATATAGTTCCCGTTTTAAAGAAATATCATTATATATTGGCGCAAATCCTGAGCTTGGAAATGAAGAATTTCTTGCCAGTAAGCGGCTAAAAGAAGAACTGATATATCATGGTTTCGAAGTGGAGGCCCCTGTACTAGGTCTTGATACTGCATTCATTGGTACTTATACCTCTTCTAAACCTGGCCCAAAAGTTGCTTTATTATGTGAGTATGATGCACTTCCAGAAATCGGACACGCTTGCGGGCATCACTTGATCTGTATGATGGGTTTAGGTGCAGCGGTTGGATTAAAATCGGTTATGGATACGATTGGGGGATCAATTAAAGTATTTGGTACCCCGGCAGAAGAAACAAGAGGAGCGAAAGTTCCTATGGCTGCAGCTGGACTATTTGATGATTGCGATGTTGCAATGATGACTCATCCATTTTATGCTTTTGAAAAGTCAGGAACATCCCTTGCGATTGATGCTGTTCAATTTGAATTTTTCGGTAAATCCTCTCATGCTGCGGCTACTCCTCACGAGGGAATTAATGCACTAGATGCCGTAATCCAAACTTTTAATGGAATCAATGCCTTCCGTCAACAAGTGAAAAGCACAGTTCGAATCCACGGTGTTATTAACCATGGCGGAGAGGCAGCTAATATCATTCCAGATTACGCTTCTGCCCAATTCTATGTACGTGCAGCCACACGTAAAGAACTTGATATCTTAACGAAACGTGTTATACAAATTGCAGAAGGTTCTGCTCTGCAAACGGGGTGCACACTCAAAACTTCAAATTATGAAACTTCCTATGATGAAATGTATACAAATGAAACCTTGTCTGACGTATTCTCAGCAAACCTTGTAGAACTCGGCATTGATGAGAAAGAGATTGTTACAGGAGAAGATCACGGCTCCATGGATATGGGAAATGTCTCTCTACGTGTTCCATCCATCCATCCATACATCAAAATCATTGATGAACAACACGCGCTGCATTCCATTGAATTCAGAGACCTTGCCATGAAAGAGCAGGCTCTTGATGCTATGATTCTAGGTGCAAAAGCTTTAGCAGGCACTGCTTATGATGTCATATCTCAGCCGGATCTCCTCGCTTCTATTCAAGATGAATTTCGGCGCAATGCATAA
- the glgA gene encoding glycogen synthase GlgA, protein MNVLYVAAEGHPFIKTGGLADVIGALPQALIKEGVDVRVILPKYKQIPERYKEQMEPVEVTEVYVGWRKQYCGVEQLVHQGVTFYFIDNEYYFGRDGIYGYIDDGERFAFFNRAVLEVIPFLNFHPDVIHCHDWHSAMIPLLKKAHFDHIAAYQSIKTVFTIHNLLYQGVFPYEVHSDLLALDSRYFTSEGVEYYGNLNFMKAGLVYSDHVTTVSPTYAEEIKTSHYGYGLDGLLRSIEGKLTGIVNGIDTDSYNPATDDQLAKTYDMQQIDKKVENKIALQKELGLPVKPEVPVIAMVTRLVESKGLDLVTRVLDELLYYDDVQFILLGTGEGEFEHWFREAEKRHPLKMSAQIRFNEGLSRRFYAGSDMFLMPSSFEPCGISQLLALQYGSIPIVRETGGLNDTVEAYNEFTGEGTGFTFTNFNAHDMLYTIRRAESFYSQPEHWKKLMNNAMSGDYSWEVSAREYIDIYEQITE, encoded by the coding sequence ATGAATGTATTATATGTCGCAGCAGAGGGTCATCCATTCATAAAGACAGGAGGACTTGCCGATGTAATTGGTGCTCTGCCCCAGGCACTCATTAAAGAGGGAGTAGATGTACGGGTCATTTTACCTAAGTACAAACAGATCCCTGAGCGTTATAAAGAACAGATGGAGCCTGTTGAAGTGACAGAAGTATACGTTGGCTGGCGCAAACAGTACTGCGGCGTTGAGCAACTGGTTCATCAAGGTGTTACCTTTTACTTCATAGATAATGAGTACTACTTTGGTAGAGACGGAATTTATGGATATATCGATGACGGAGAACGATTTGCTTTCTTTAACCGAGCTGTTCTCGAAGTCATTCCTTTCTTGAATTTTCATCCGGATGTCATCCACTGTCATGACTGGCATTCTGCTATGATTCCTTTGCTCAAGAAGGCGCATTTCGATCATATCGCAGCCTATCAGTCCATAAAAACCGTATTCACCATTCATAATCTGCTGTATCAAGGTGTATTCCCTTATGAAGTACACAGTGATTTGCTTGCACTGGACAGCCGTTATTTCACCTCCGAAGGTGTAGAGTATTATGGCAACCTGAATTTCATGAAAGCGGGATTAGTCTACTCTGATCATGTTACGACCGTAAGCCCAACCTATGCAGAAGAGATCAAAACATCTCATTACGGATATGGTTTAGATGGGCTCCTGCGTTCCATTGAAGGTAAATTGACAGGGATCGTTAACGGTATAGACACAGATAGTTATAACCCTGCGACTGATGATCAACTGGCTAAAACCTATGATATGCAGCAGATCGATAAAAAAGTGGAAAACAAAATTGCGCTGCAAAAAGAACTTGGATTACCTGTCAAACCAGAAGTTCCTGTGATTGCCATGGTGACTCGCCTAGTGGAATCAAAAGGTCTTGATCTCGTAACCAGAGTTCTTGATGAGTTATTATATTATGATGATGTACAGTTTATTCTTCTCGGAACAGGAGAAGGAGAATTTGAGCACTGGTTCCGTGAAGCGGAGAAACGCCATCCTCTAAAAATGTCGGCTCAGATTCGTTTTAATGAGGGATTGTCGAGAAGATTCTATGCGGGAAGCGATATGTTCCTGATGCCTTCTAGTTTTGAACCCTGCGGAATTAGTCAGTTGTTAGCTTTGCAATATGGAAGTATTCCGATCGTAAGGGAGACGGGCGGACTGAATGATACGGTCGAGGCTTACAATGAATTCACAGGGGAAGGAACCGGATTTACATTTACCAACTTTAATGCTCATGACATGCTGTATACGATTCGGCGTGCAGAGTCATTCTACAGCCAGCCTGAACATTGGAAGAAGCTTATGAATAACGCAATGAGCGGCGATTACAGCTGGGAAGTTTCAGCGAGAGAATATATAGATATTTACGAACAAATAACGGAATAA
- the glgB gene encoding 1,4-alpha-glucan branching protein GlgB: MENNVPKSFISSEDIYLFHEGTSHFSYHFLGAHPVQEDGVSGYRFTVWAPNASKVGLALDRNGYHGLGEADILYKIPDSGLWTRFFPDIEEGTFYKYHILTSNNESLLRADPYAFHAEVRPRTASITSKIEGYKWKDASWRRKRKEIYQKPLNIYEMHFGTWKQKETGEFYTYAEMPELLIPYLKEMSYTHVEFMPITEHPYDLSWGYQNTGYYAPTSRYGTPHDFMYLIDQLHQAGIGVILDWVPAHFAKDAHGLRMFDGTPLFEYADPLKAEKPGWGTLSFDYSKPEVRSFLISNALYWMDMYHIDGLRIDAVTSMLKLDFEKAEGQYCLNDKGTNENVEAIEFIKQLNETVFHYYPAALMMAEESSSWSQVTSPVYAGGLGFNYKWNMGWMNDTLEYFETDFSERPARHNLLTFPSVYAYSENHLLPLSHDEVVHGKKSLLNKMPGDYEQKFAGLRALLGYFITSPGKKLLFMGGEFGQFIEWKDEEPLDWFLLDYESHRKLLHFSKSLNEFYLQEKGLWELDHSTDGFEWISADDRSQSVLTFVRKGKKPGDSLIVLINLQPVSRSHYRVGVHRSGSYTEVFNSDRVDFGGQGLLNEEVRTEKISYHGQPNSMEVTLPPLSIVIFKKTPRSKRASIKDEPVLNTTSKSKQKSRKKEEIIETKKPRRQAKKIKDGEPSL, from the coding sequence ATCGAAAACAATGTACCGAAATCCTTTATCTCTTCGGAAGATATTTATTTGTTTCACGAAGGAACTTCACATTTTAGTTATCATTTTCTCGGAGCTCATCCGGTTCAGGAAGACGGAGTATCAGGCTATCGTTTCACAGTCTGGGCACCTAATGCTTCAAAAGTAGGCCTAGCTCTTGATCGCAATGGTTATCACGGTCTGGGAGAAGCGGATATATTATATAAGATACCCGATTCTGGGCTTTGGACTCGTTTTTTTCCTGACATTGAAGAAGGAACATTTTACAAATATCATATTCTCACCTCTAATAATGAATCTTTGCTTAGAGCTGACCCTTATGCTTTCCATGCAGAAGTAAGGCCGAGAACAGCTTCCATTACCTCCAAGATCGAAGGCTATAAGTGGAAGGATGCTTCCTGGAGACGTAAGCGTAAAGAGATATACCAAAAACCGCTTAATATCTATGAGATGCATTTTGGGACATGGAAACAAAAAGAGACAGGGGAGTTCTATACATATGCTGAAATGCCTGAGTTATTAATCCCTTATTTGAAAGAAATGTCTTACACTCATGTAGAGTTTATGCCAATAACGGAACATCCATACGACTTGTCATGGGGATATCAGAATACCGGATATTATGCTCCGACAAGCAGGTACGGGACGCCACATGATTTTATGTACCTAATTGATCAGCTGCATCAAGCAGGGATCGGTGTTATTTTAGACTGGGTACCTGCACATTTCGCTAAAGATGCCCACGGACTTCGGATGTTTGATGGAACACCACTCTTTGAGTATGCAGATCCGCTTAAGGCGGAAAAACCGGGTTGGGGAACCCTGAGTTTTGATTACTCCAAACCGGAGGTTCGCTCGTTTCTCATATCAAATGCGCTTTACTGGATGGATATGTACCATATTGATGGTCTGCGTATCGATGCAGTAACAAGTATGCTGAAGTTGGACTTTGAAAAAGCAGAAGGCCAGTATTGTCTTAACGACAAAGGTACGAATGAAAACGTGGAAGCCATTGAATTTATTAAACAATTAAATGAAACGGTTTTTCATTATTACCCTGCAGCGTTAATGATGGCGGAAGAATCCAGTTCATGGTCACAAGTAACAAGTCCTGTATATGCGGGTGGACTCGGCTTTAACTACAAATGGAACATGGGATGGATGAATGATACGCTTGAGTATTTTGAAACGGATTTTTCGGAGCGTCCGGCAAGACATAATTTATTAACTTTCCCTTCGGTATATGCTTATAGTGAGAACCATTTGCTGCCGCTGTCACACGATGAAGTGGTACACGGCAAGAAATCTCTCCTTAATAAAATGCCGGGAGATTATGAACAGAAATTCGCGGGTCTGCGTGCATTGCTCGGTTATTTTATCACTTCTCCTGGGAAAAAACTGCTCTTCATGGGTGGAGAGTTTGGTCAATTCATTGAATGGAAGGATGAAGAACCTTTAGATTGGTTTTTGCTTGACTATGAGAGCCACCGAAAGCTTCTCCATTTCTCCAAATCATTAAATGAATTTTATTTACAAGAAAAAGGGTTATGGGAATTAGATCACAGTACCGATGGATTTGAATGGATCTCGGCAGATGATCGGTCTCAAAGTGTTCTTACTTTTGTAAGAAAAGGGAAAAAACCAGGTGACTCCCTAATCGTACTTATTAACCTGCAACCTGTATCCCGTTCTCATTATAGAGTGGGTGTACACCGTTCTGGTTCCTATACAGAGGTGTTTAATAGTGATCGGGTTGATTTTGGCGGACAAGGTCTTCTTAACGAAGAAGTGCGCACTGAAAAGATCAGCTATCATGGACAGCCGAATAGTATGGAGGTTACCTTGCCACCTCTAAGTATTGTTATTTTCAAGAAGACACCCAGAAGCAAACGTGCTTCCATAAAGGATGAGCCCGTCCTTAATACCACTTCGAAATCAAAACAGAAAAGCAGGAAAAAGGAAGAAATCATAGAAACAAAGAAACCTAGAAGACAAGCCAAAAAAATAAAAGATGGTGAACCATCCTTGTAA
- a CDS encoding glucose-1-phosphate adenylyltransferase has protein sequence MAKKACIAMLLAGGEGKRLAPLTSKIAKPAVHFGGNYRIIDFPLSNCVNSGIDTVGVLTQYEAESLHGHIGKGEPWKLNTTKDKGVTLLPSWNTGSDEYCGTADAIYKNIEYIDAQDPENVLILSGDHIYQMDYRKVLKYHEEKQALATIAVMEVPWNEAHRFGVLNTNEDMRVTEFVEKPAQPESNLASMGIYVFNWKHLKKHLIEDAASTESSHDFGKDIIPSMLKGEDPLYVYNFEGYWKDVGTVQSLWDAHMDVLNGVNLTKEELEAWPMYSRQGRTKLTGYRQKATISKNSIVHDQCYMEGNSDRSVIFYGAEIGRNSTIKESVIMPNARIGRNVTIDRAIIGEGAIIRDGAVIKGSLDEIVVIGPGETVAGKPSVRTNRLLKDVYEKAGQLRATSS, from the coding sequence ATGGCTAAAAAAGCATGTATCGCCATGTTATTGGCAGGAGGAGAAGGGAAGCGTCTTGCTCCACTGACATCGAAAATCGCAAAACCCGCTGTCCACTTCGGCGGTAATTATCGAATCATTGATTTTCCTCTCAGTAACTGCGTAAATTCAGGTATTGACACGGTGGGAGTCTTAACACAGTACGAGGCAGAATCTTTACATGGACATATTGGTAAAGGCGAACCTTGGAAATTAAATACAACGAAGGATAAAGGAGTTACTCTTCTTCCTTCTTGGAATACAGGTTCAGATGAGTACTGCGGAACGGCAGATGCTATCTATAAAAATATTGAATACATCGATGCACAAGATCCAGAGAACGTCCTTATCTTGTCTGGTGACCATATTTATCAAATGGATTATCGAAAAGTTCTGAAGTACCATGAGGAAAAACAAGCATTAGCTACCATTGCAGTAATGGAAGTACCTTGGAATGAAGCTCATCGCTTTGGAGTATTGAATACCAATGAAGACATGCGTGTGACTGAGTTTGTTGAAAAACCAGCTCAACCGGAAAGCAACTTGGCTTCTATGGGTATTTATGTGTTTAACTGGAAGCATCTTAAAAAGCATTTGATCGAGGATGCGGCTTCTACGGAGTCTAGTCATGACTTTGGTAAGGATATCATTCCTTCTATGCTGAAGGGAGAAGATCCACTTTATGTATATAACTTTGAAGGATATTGGAAAGATGTTGGTACAGTGCAATCCTTATGGGACGCCCATATGGATGTATTAAACGGAGTGAACTTGACGAAAGAAGAACTTGAGGCATGGCCTATGTATTCACGTCAAGGACGTACGAAGCTAACTGGTTATAGACAAAAAGCAACAATATCCAAAAATTCTATCGTCCATGATCAATGCTACATGGAAGGAAATTCTGATCGTTCTGTTATCTTCTACGGTGCAGAGATTGGTAGAAATTCCACAATTAAAGAAAGTGTAATCATGCCTAATGCTCGCATTGGACGTAATGTGACCATAGATCGTGCCATTATCGGTGAAGGAGCGATCATTAGAGATGGAGCAGTCATCAAAGGCAGTCTAGATGAAATTGTTGTCATTGGTCCTGGAGAAACGGTTGCTGGCAAACCTTCTGTTCGTACAAATCGTCTTCTCAAAGACGTGTACGAGAAAGCAGGACAGCTACGAGCAACTTCGAGCTAA
- a CDS encoding GNAT family N-acetyltransferase, translating into MMQDLKVIKSKEEPDGIVRLVQVTPNQAEEMRALLVEAAEWMVGNDLRHWTPDLFTLDSIRKYFDNRDIYMVYLNESPAGLFTLQGDDPAYWGALNDKAYGYLHRLTVGRAYRKRGLSSWMIDAAEEIVIAAGKRGLRLDCITHSPKLNEFYQGLGFTHLGVTDMGDRKVNLYQR; encoded by the coding sequence ATGATGCAAGATTTAAAAGTAATCAAATCGAAAGAAGAACCGGATGGCATTGTTAGACTGGTACAAGTGACGCCTAATCAAGCGGAAGAGATGAGAGCACTGCTTGTTGAAGCGGCAGAGTGGATGGTCGGTAATGACCTTAGACACTGGACACCCGATCTATTTACACTAGATTCTATTCGCAAATATTTTGATAATCGAGATATTTATATGGTTTACTTAAATGAGTCCCCAGCCGGATTATTCACCCTGCAAGGAGATGATCCTGCTTATTGGGGGGCGCTTAATGATAAGGCATATGGTTACCTGCATCGATTGACCGTAGGCAGAGCTTATCGCAAGCGGGGACTAAGCAGCTGGATGATTGATGCAGCAGAAGAGATCGTTATTGCTGCAGGAAAAAGGGGCTTGCGTCTCGATTGCATCACTCACAGTCCGAAACTGAATGAGTTTTATCAAGGGCTGGGGTTCACTCACCTGGGTGTGACCGATATGGGAGATCGAAAAGTAAACCTATATCAAAGATAA
- a CDS encoding sensor histidine kinase: MMKGIRRQIVLQYFILVLLALLLIESIFLVAMQKYYYDSIYNYIESNSKNVIRYYNSSFIDSSNESSFISNLMYYLKLENTSLEILDTEGRVLALSSGFESDRVVQTSDVPQALKGSTGRWIGKDVITGESVMAVSTKIDYGNDNVYIARYVTSMERVNDALVDILVWSGLIVVGVLVLVFTISIGLANSIVRPINIITAASAEMAKGRFDVRIEGDYKYEIGELSSTLNYMAEEIVRSNQVKDDFISSISHELRTPLTSIKGWNETLESGGYDPEETKMGLKIISKETNRLIGLVEELLDFSKLQQNEMKMVKGTVSVREVLQEIMLNVWAKAEQKQIKLRLTADEEDYLILGDGNRLKQVFLNVIDNAIKFSHMNTWIDITIKREQDQVVVIVQDTGIGISEEHLERVKDRFYQVDHQHGGTGLGLAISQQLIELHGGTLQMESELGNGTTVTVKLPALTQEEHFESDIDPEVV; this comes from the coding sequence ATGATGAAAGGCATTCGCAGGCAAATTGTTCTGCAGTATTTTATTCTTGTTCTGCTTGCGCTGCTTTTGATTGAATCCATCTTTCTGGTTGCGATGCAGAAGTACTACTACGATAGTATATATAACTACATTGAGTCTAACTCTAAAAATGTAATCAGATATTACAATTCATCATTTATAGACAGCAGTAACGAGAGTTCGTTCATATCCAATCTCATGTATTATCTTAAACTCGAAAATACTTCGCTTGAAATTCTGGATACGGAGGGCCGTGTACTTGCACTTTCCTCCGGTTTTGAATCAGATCGGGTAGTTCAGACAAGTGATGTCCCGCAGGCACTTAAAGGCAGTACGGGCCGCTGGATAGGTAAGGATGTAATCACAGGCGAGTCTGTGATGGCGGTATCTACCAAAATAGATTACGGTAACGATAATGTATATATTGCTCGGTATGTAACAAGTATGGAGCGAGTGAATGATGCGCTAGTCGATATTTTAGTATGGTCAGGGCTGATCGTTGTAGGGGTACTTGTGTTAGTCTTCACAATTAGTATCGGACTTGCAAATTCCATCGTAAGACCGATTAATATCATTACTGCCGCCTCGGCAGAGATGGCAAAAGGCCGCTTTGATGTCCGAATTGAAGGGGACTATAAATATGAGATTGGTGAACTTTCTTCTACCTTAAATTATATGGCTGAGGAAATTGTGCGCAGTAATCAGGTGAAGGATGATTTCATTTCTTCCATTTCTCATGAACTTCGTACTCCGCTGACCAGTATAAAAGGATGGAATGAAACACTTGAATCAGGAGGGTATGATCCAGAAGAAACAAAGATGGGTCTTAAGATCATATCAAAAGAAACGAACCGGCTTATTGGGCTCGTTGAAGAACTGCTCGATTTCTCTAAATTGCAACAAAATGAGATGAAGATGGTCAAAGGCACGGTTAGTGTTCGTGAAGTACTGCAAGAGATAATGCTGAATGTATGGGCCAAAGCAGAACAAAAACAAATCAAACTAAGACTCACTGCAGATGAGGAAGATTATTTAATTCTTGGTGATGGCAACCGGTTAAAACAAGTCTTCCTTAATGTGATTGACAATGCTATTAAATTTTCTCACATGAATACTTGGATCGATATTACGATCAAACGTGAGCAAGATCAGGTAGTTGTCATTGTTCAAGATACAGGAATCGGGATCAGTGAAGAACATCTGGAGCGTGTGAAAGATCGATTCTACCAAGTTGATCATCAGCATGGAGGGACAGGGCTTGGTCTAGCGATTAGTCAGCAGCTGATTGAGCTTCATGGCGGTACGCTTCAGATGGAAAGTGAACTTGGAAATGGAACAACGGTGACAGTCAAACTTCCTGCTTTAACCCAGGAAGAACACTTCGAATCTGATATAGATCCTGAAGTAGTCTAA
- a CDS encoding response regulator transcription factor, with protein sequence MSKVLIMEDEESIRSFIVLNLKRNGFDVLEAADGLEAMKIINAVSDIDIALLDVMVPGIDGFEVCRRIRETNERIGIIFLTAKVQEQDKVYALSVGADDHVSKPFSPTELIARIQSLLRRVNVHRETAAKVTFESGPFSLDLISKQFKRNGQSIELTPTEFSLVQFFLEKENTPLSRDVLLDHVWGKEYMGDPKIVDVNIRRLRQKIEGNPSEPEFLQTVWGHGYKWKGRA encoded by the coding sequence ATGAGTAAAGTATTGATCATGGAAGATGAGGAGTCTATCCGCAGTTTTATCGTACTGAATTTAAAAAGAAATGGATTTGATGTCCTGGAAGCGGCGGACGGTCTTGAGGCAATGAAGATCATTAATGCCGTAAGCGATATTGATATTGCGCTTCTTGATGTCATGGTACCTGGAATTGATGGGTTTGAAGTGTGCCGCCGTATTCGTGAAACCAATGAACGAATCGGGATTATCTTTTTAACAGCAAAAGTTCAGGAACAGGATAAAGTCTATGCTTTATCTGTGGGGGCTGACGATCATGTAAGTAAACCTTTTAGTCCGACCGAGCTTATTGCACGTATACAGTCTTTGTTGCGCCGAGTGAATGTACACCGGGAAACAGCGGCCAAAGTTACCTTTGAATCAGGTCCATTCTCACTTGACCTCATTTCCAAGCAGTTTAAAAGAAATGGTCAGTCCATTGAACTAACACCGACAGAGTTTTCTCTTGTACAATTCTTCCTTGAAAAAGAAAACACTCCTCTGAGCCGGGATGTACTTCTCGATCATGTGTGGGGTAAAGAGTACATGGGAGATCCTAAAATTGTAGATGTAAACATAAGACGACTACGTCAAAAAATTGAAGGCAACCCTTCTGAGCCGGAATTTCTCCAAACGGTTTGGGGGCATGGCTACAAGTGGAAAGGTAGAGCTTAA